A stretch of DNA from bacterium:
TTGAGCACGTCACCGGCGGCGACGCGCGCCCGGTCAGCGAGGGGCACGAAGTCGCCCTCGCCGTGCTGGCGCAGCCACACGATCCCCTGTACGTTCTCCACCGCCGCTACCCGTTGCAGAATCAGGAGAGATTGCGTTATAAGTACTCCGACCACCATCAGGACTGCCGCGGTGGACAACAGCAACACAGCCGCCTTGCGCATGGACGCACCTCAGAGAGCATGGTCGGCACGCTCAGGAGCCAGAGCCGGCCCGCAGGGGGCCGCCCGGGCTTGCTCGTAAGAGTCATACCCGTCGTGTCGGAACGTCAAACGAAGCGGGGACGTCCCAAGGTTCGTTGCCCCGCTACGCGGAACCTGCAAGCAGCGCCGCACACGGAGAGGACATGGGCCACAACGGCGGCAGTGGGCAATTCCAGCGTTTGAGCCTCCTGGGAGTGACGGCCTGGTGCCTGTTCGTGATGGGGCTGTACTTCTGGCCTGCCGGCACGCTGCTCGACCGCTTTGAGTGGCGCACGGTAGACTGGCGCTTCCAGCTTCGCGGCCCTCTTGCCCCGAACCAGACCGACCACAAGATCACCATCGTCGCCGTGGATGAAGACAGCATCCGTGCCCTGGGGCGCTGGCCCTGGCCCCGGAAGACCTTCGCACGGCTCGTGGACAAGATCAACCGTGCGCGGCCCGAGCGCATCGTCTTTGATGTCTTCTTCACCGAGCACGACACCTCGGCCGACGGTCCCGCCTCGGACGCCGAACTGGTGCGGGCGACCCGCGCGGGCGGCAACGTGTATCACGCCGGGTTCATCTACCACCCGGCCTCCGGCTCGGGCCCCACAGTGCCCCCTGACGTGGCGGCTCTGGCCTGGAATGACGCGCAGGTCAAGCGCGGCAGCGGGCTGGCGGTGGTGGCCCAGCTCATCGCGCCGGAGGCGGTCACGCTGCCCCTCCCCGACATCGCTCGCGCGGCGCGCGGCTTCGGCGTGGCGAATGTCCTCGACAGCGGCGACGGCATCTACCGCCACCTCGTGCCGTTGATCACCTACCAGGGCAAGGTCTACCCGTCGGTTGCTCTGGCGCTGACGGCCGATCTGCTGCAGGTGAAGCCAGCCGACGTCGTCATGACCCCGGGCCGCGGGATTAGCCTGGGTGGCCAACGTCACCTCCCCCTGGACATGCACGGACGTCTGCTCATTGACTTCATCGGGCCGGACCACACCTTCGAGTATGTCAGCGTCGCCGACGTGCTGAAGCGGTCGGACGAGGCCAACCGGGAGGCGTTCCGCAACGGGATCGTGCTCATCGGCGTGACGGCCCCGGGCATCTACGATCTGCGCGCCAGCCCGTTCGCCACGGTCTATAACGGTGTCGAGGCCGAGGCCAGCGCCATCGAGGCGATGCTCGCCAACCGCTTCATCCGGCAACCCTCGCCGCTGCTGACGGCGCTGCTGTTGGCAGGGCTCATCGTCCTGTTCGGCATGCTCCTGCCCCGCCTGCGGACGGCGGCGATGACGCCGCTGGCGTTGGCCGTCCTGGTAGCCTACCCCTGGGTCGGCATCGTCCTGTTCACGCGGCACCGTGTGCTCGTGGACATCGTGAACCCCACGCTGGCGATGCTGGGCAGCCTCCTCATCATTGTCGTGCTGCGTCTGCTCATCGAGGAGAAGCGACGGCACCAGGTCCAGACCATCTTGCGCTACTTCGTGCCCCCGCAACTGGTCGGGCGGCTGGTGGAACAGGAAGCCCAGATGACATTGCGGGGCGAGCGGCGCGACACCAGTGTGCTCTTCGCCGACCTGCGTCATTTCACGGCCACTGCCGAGGCCCTTGCCCCGGAGGACACCGTTGCCTTCCTGAACCGCTATTTCGGGCTTATGCACGAGGTGATCTGGGAGCACGAGGGAACCCTGGACAAGTATATGGGCGACGAAATCATGGTGTTCTACAACGCGCCCGTGGCCCAGCCCGACCACGCGCGGCGCGCCGTGATGACCGCCATAGACATGCAGCGGCGCATCAGCGCCAACCAGGCCGAGTGGGAGTACCTCCAGGTCCCCGACGTGTCGGCCGGCATCGGCATCGCCACCGGCCAGGCGGTGGTAGGCTACGTCGGGTCGGAGGTGGGCTCCGGAACTGCCCGCATGCAGTACACGGTCATCGGGCAGACGGTCAATCTGGCCTCGCGCCTGCAGGCCCTGTGCAAGGCGCTGGGCTGCCGCATTCTCATCAGCGATGGCACGTATCAGGCAGTCGCCGAGATGATCGAGGCCCAGGACCTGGGACTGGTGCCTATTCCGGGCTTCCAGCAGGCGGTGCGCGTCTGGCACGTGCTGGACTACAAGCAGGAAGCGCTGCGGGGGCAATGGGGGCCAGTGGGGACGCCAATTGCCGTGCCGACGCATGCACAGACGGAGCATGATGCTGTATAATGGTCGCGCCTGGGGAGCAGGGGGGCTAGTCCCTTCTCCCGCGTGCTGAAGCCAGTATCTCTCTTTCCTGCGCTCTGTTCCTGTCGTTGGAGGCCGTCGTGGAGTTCGAGCTGCGCGACAAGATTGACGGGCAGTACTGTGTCACCGAGAAGCACGTCGGTGGGATGGGCATTGTCTACATCGTGCTGGACGAGTTCTCCCAGCGTCGCTTCGCCGTCAAGACGCTGAAGGAGGCGCTGCTCGAGGACCGCGCGGCCGTCAGCCGCTTCTCGGCCGAGGCCCGCACGTGGATGAACCTCGGCCGCCACGAGAACATCGTCGAGGCCATCATCTACCGCGAGATCGAGGGCCAGCCGTTCCTCTTCCTCGAGTACGTCGAGGGCACCAACCTCCAGTCGCTCATCGAGACCGAACATCGGCTCTTCCCGCCCCAGGCCGTGCTCTTCATGCAGCAGGCCTGCGCGGGCATGATCTTCGTGCACCGCGCGCGGGTCGGCCCTGCCCAGGAAGGCGTAGTCCACCGCGACCTCAAGCCCGCCAACCTCATGCTCACCCGCGAGGCTGTCGTCAAGATCACCGACTTCGGCCTGGCGAAAGCCCAGGGCATGTCGGGCGAGCACAGCGACGTGGGCGTTGGCCTGGGCACGTACCTGTACATGCCGCCTGAGCAGCTCCTGGACGCCTCCTCGGCCGACCGCACGTCGGACGTCTATGCCTTCGGCGCTGCCTTCTACACGGCCCTCACGGGGCGTCCGCCGCACCACGGGCAGAACGTGGCCCAGCTCGTGCGTAGCATCATGAACCAGGAGCCGGCCCGGCCCAGCCAGCTTACAGGTGGCATCCCGGCAGACCTGGACGAGCTGATCATGCGCTGCCTGGCCAAGCAGCGGAGCGACCGCTTCCAGAGCTTCGAGGAGATCGAGGCGGCGTTGCGAGGCGTCCAGGAGCTGGTCGCCGCAGCGCATTCGGGCCGCAAGGACGTGTGGCGCTGCCGGGCGTGTGCCTATCTGACCACCCGCCCCCTCGCCACCTGCCCGATCTGCGCCAACACCTTCGAGCACACGGGCTACCCACCCGAGACGCCTAGCACCGAGGACGCCGCCCCTGCCCCCGCGCTCGAGACCGCTGCCGAGGAAGCATCCCCCGAAGAGGAAGCGGTGCAGGTGCTGCTGCAGACCGCCCGCTCGTGGAGCGACCGAGGGGACCTGCAACGGGCCGTGAACGTGCTCCGCCAGGCCCAGGCCCTCGCGCCCGGCCATGTCGCGGCCCGGCAGGCTCTCGACGAGGCCGTGG
This window harbors:
- a CDS encoding adenylate/guanylate cyclase domain-containing protein, which translates into the protein MGHNGGSGQFQRLSLLGVTAWCLFVMGLYFWPAGTLLDRFEWRTVDWRFQLRGPLAPNQTDHKITIVAVDEDSIRALGRWPWPRKTFARLVDKINRARPERIVFDVFFTEHDTSADGPASDAELVRATRAGGNVYHAGFIYHPASGSGPTVPPDVAALAWNDAQVKRGSGLAVVAQLIAPEAVTLPLPDIARAARGFGVANVLDSGDGIYRHLVPLITYQGKVYPSVALALTADLLQVKPADVVMTPGRGISLGGQRHLPLDMHGRLLIDFIGPDHTFEYVSVADVLKRSDEANREAFRNGIVLIGVTAPGIYDLRASPFATVYNGVEAEASAIEAMLANRFIRQPSPLLTALLLAGLIVLFGMLLPRLRTAAMTPLALAVLVAYPWVGIVLFTRHRVLVDIVNPTLAMLGSLLIIVVLRLLIEEKRRHQVQTILRYFVPPQLVGRLVEQEAQMTLRGERRDTSVLFADLRHFTATAEALAPEDTVAFLNRYFGLMHEVIWEHEGTLDKYMGDEIMVFYNAPVAQPDHARRAVMTAIDMQRRISANQAEWEYLQVPDVSAGIGIATGQAVVGYVGSEVGSGTARMQYTVIGQTVNLASRLQALCKALGCRILISDGTYQAVAEMIEAQDLGLVPIPGFQQAVRVWHVLDYKQEALRGQWGPVGTPIAVPTHAQTEHDAV
- a CDS encoding serine/threonine-protein kinase → MEFELRDKIDGQYCVTEKHVGGMGIVYIVLDEFSQRRFAVKTLKEALLEDRAAVSRFSAEARTWMNLGRHENIVEAIIYREIEGQPFLFLEYVEGTNLQSLIETEHRLFPPQAVLFMQQACAGMIFVHRARVGPAQEGVVHRDLKPANLMLTREAVVKITDFGLAKAQGMSGEHSDVGVGLGTYLYMPPEQLLDASSADRTSDVYAFGAAFYTALTGRPPHHGQNVAQLVRSIMNQEPARPSQLTGGIPADLDELIMRCLAKQRSDRFQSFEEIEAALRGVQELVAAAHSGRKDVWRCRACAYLTTRPLATCPICANTFEHTGYPPETPSTEDAAPAPALETAAEEASPEEEAVQVLLQTARSWSDRGDLQRAVNVLRQAQALAPGHVAARQALDEAVVELARRKPRASGRSYNWPMFRGNITRTGYTPEVVVPPLQRRWQYRVGEWILASPVVANGVVYSAGHENRPAQQGRLVALTAERGELIWEHDTPHDILLTPAILGGNLLIVASHNWVAALDPRTGRSVWDFIAGAPITCSPAAWQNAVYFGTEDGTMVALHAQSGQRMWMFRAEMGIYSSPLIWEGRIHFGSGDNRLYALNQTDGRLAWEFMSAGEISSTPLFHRGRVYVGSADQRLYCLDYQSGRRVWEFATAGPIHGSPAAWQDLVYIGSRDRNLYALAADSGARRWHFTAGDWVDSSPAVSGRTVYFGSHDGKLNAVEAEMGVLMWEYPTGGEIATSPAISGSKLFVGANDGNLYCFRAT